AACTCAGGTGGGCTGGTTTCAGTATCCTGCGAGGGCAGCTCGGCGGAAACTGTATCCCCCGCATCTGCGGCAGATGTTGGAGTGAAACTGCCCTGCACCCCCTCCCCGGCGGCTGTGACACTGGCCTGTCGCTGGCCTATGGCGTTGTCAGCGACTGAAGCATCGGGCGGATTTACCGGTCCCTCTTCCGGAGCGGAAAGTCCATCTTCAATATCCCGCCCGCCTGTATTACCAAAAAGCGGAGCCGCCTCTATAGGCGCTGGACCCAAAGGTTCATTTTCAACAGGTTCAGGCGCCAGATCAGAAGCGCCATCCCGGCCCGAGGCAATCAAAGGTTTTTCAGGAGTTTCCTTACGGGTTTCAGCCTTGGCCGCTATTTCTTCCAGGGTAAATTCTGCGGGCACGGAAAGCCCGATTGGCTTAGTTTCCAAACCCGCATTTTTAAAACCGCTCTCCAAAACCCCAGCTTCCTGTTTTTCAGGCAAGGGTTCATTCTTTTTCGGCCCTGTTTCATCCCCGGCAAACAAAGACTCGCCAAGGCTTTGGATCACGATTTTTTCAGGTTCCGCCCCGGCAGGGGAATCGGGCGCCTTAAGGGAAACGGGTTCTTGCGCGGCCGGTGTTTGCAATTCGCTCTCTGTTTCGGCTTCGAGCCGGGTTTTTTGTTCCCGCGGGGAGGAATCCGGCGGCTCCGGCGGCGTTGCCGCCTTTTGCTCATTGGCGGGGCTTTCAAACACCACCGGTTTAAGCTCCGGCAGCTTTATGCCGTCAAGAAGTGAAGGCATGCGGTTAAGCAGCCCGTTTAAATCAGAGAGAATGTCGTGTATGGACTCTTTTTTCTTGCCGTTTTTCTCTGCCATATCAGTTCCCCCGCCGCAGCGCTCCGCCGATTCAACAAAAGGCGGAGCCTTTTAGAATATTAATGATAAATAATACGCAAAGCCCGTTTATTTGGCTTTGTAATTAATTATAGCAAGTTTTTTGAAAGTTCTTGGGTAGGACAAAGACAGTAATCGGTAGCCGGTAATCCGTAACCAGTGTGAAAGACCACCTTTACAACCGCTTACCGGTTATTGGTTACGGCTTCCCGCTCCCACAACTTCCCCGAGGCAACAGCCGCTTTCGGCGCCTGTAATTTTTACATTGTAAAGCCCGCCAGGTTCAAGGCGGCCCTCCACGGAGATATTTAAAAAATTATCAGCCAGCCCAAGCGAGCGGCTTGCCCCGCCCTTTTGGGGAAAGCTGCCGGTGTGGAATATATCGGCGGGAGGGTTAAGCTCCGCTTCCCGGGCCAAAAGGGCGGGGTCCGCCTGATTTTTGAGTATAAGAACTTCAAGCTCTCCGCCTATCATGGAGGCCGCGAAAACGGCCCTTAGTTCCGCATCCAGTTCATGCAGCGCGGCTGAGCGGGCTTTTACGATTTGGGGGCTAAGCGGTTTAAGGGACGCGGCCGCGGTGCCGGGCCTGCTTGAATAGCTGAAAATATGCAGCCCGGAAAACTCACAGCGCTTTATAAACGCCAGTGTGTCGTCAAAATCTTGCAGGGTTTCGCTGGGGTAGCCGGTTATAACGTCGGTGTAAAGACCCGCGCACGGAAAAACCGCCCTTATAAAGCCGACTTTACACAGGTAAGAGGCCGTGTCATAGGGGCGGCGCATCTCTTTTAAAACCTTGTCCGAACCGGACTGCAGGGGCAGGTGAAAATACGGGCAGAATTTTTTCCCGCCGCGCGCGAGGATCGTCATCAGACCCTCGGAAATCTCCATCGGCTCGAGCGAAGAGAACCTTAAACGGAACTCGCCTGGAAGTGCCAGCAGGCGCTCCATTAAACCGCCCAGATCAAGGCCGGTTTCAGGGCAGTTATACATGCCAAGCCGCGTGCCGCAAAGCACTATTTCTTTAAATCCCGCCATGATCAGATTTTTAATTTCATTTTCAGCCGCCAAAGCGGGCTTTGAACTTATAGAACTGCGCGCTTTGGGAACCAGGCAGTAACTGCATACCAGATTGCAGCCATCCTGCAATTTCACAAAAGCCCGCGTGCGACCTTCAAAACGGCTTACGGCGAAAGCATCGGGCTTGAAAGGCGCGCCGCAAAGTTCGAATGGGATCTTTTCTTTGTCGGTGTTGTTGAAAATAAGCGCGGCGGGCGCGATGGAAAGTATTTTTTTGGGGTCAAGGGTGGCCAGGCAGCCGGTGACGGCTATGCGCGCTTTGGGGTTTGAGCCGGCTATCTTTTTAAGGAATTTTACGGCGTCGCGATCGGCGTATTCGGTGACGCTGCAGGAATTGATCAGTACCAGGTCCGCCGAAACCAGGTCCGAGGTGGCGCTGTGCCCCAGGGCGGCGAACTTTTCAAGCAGGCTCTGAGTTTCCACCTGATTAACGCGGCACCCAATGGTTTTAAAGTAAACTTTCACCCCCACATTCTACAAATTCCCGTGCGCTCGAAGTAAGGAGAGCCGATGGGTTCTCCGCGCGCTCCAATACTTGTGTAGGTGCCGTATCAAGGACGGTGTCCATCAGACGGCCAAGACCGGGTTTTTGGGTGGTAAGTCCGGGGTCCTCCGCCGGCTCCGGAACGCGCCGGCCCGCACAGCGGTCCGGCTTGAACGGTCCTCGCCGTCCCTCATGGTAGGGATACGCTCCAGACCCCGGCCTTAAAATCCTACAAGGAGCGCGCGAAAAACCCGCCGGCTCTTTCTTATCTCTTAATTGTGAAAATTTTTTTATTATAATGTCCCCCGCCCTTATTTTGACACTTCTGATTTACCCACCCATTAGGAGGTGACGGGTGATTTTTTTGTATTATGGTCTTTTACGCGGAGTATGATTATGAAAAATAACGAAAGACCTTCATTATGGCAGTTGTTCAGGGATGAATTGCATCGAGAACATAAAGGGATGGCCGCGTATACCCGTCTGGGAATAGTTTCATATTACGCGATATTGGTGATTTTTACTTTTATTGAAAAAATTGCTTCTACCGAAGGCTTTTTTATCGGTATGGGCAGGATATTGGCGGTGGCTGTCCTTGTTGCTCTCTTCATGTTTTCCACCAGTGAAAGCTCCGTAAGTGATATAGAAGGCACGCTCAATGAAGGGAACGGCGGAGGTTATACGGACTGGTTGTGGCACCGGGCCAGTCTGGTTCTGTTATTGGCTTCGCTCATCGCAACAGCGTACGAATTTTACAGGGGCAATATCTGGGGCGGGGTGCTCTATCTTGGCTATCCGGCGTGGAAGTGCTGGTTAATGCTTGAATTGCGCAGGACGCGCATATCCCACGCAATGATACGCACCTGGCGTGGCTGGCGGACGGTTCTAATGGTTTGCGGGACCGGGGCCGCGATTTTTGCGGTACTGCTGTTCTTAACCGGCGGCGGGCCATACCTGCCGACGACCATTAGGATCCAGATCTATCCCGCCGGGCTTATTGTCTGTCTGTTAGGAGTTGTTTTTTCCGTCATCGCCGCCGGCGACGACTTGCTCTTACCTTAACCTGCGGAACTCAAAAGGGAACTCAAAAGGTAGCGTCTACCTTTTTGTATAGACAGGCTCAGAATCTAAAACAACACCTTTATTTACCCACTGGTTTAATCTGAGCCACGATAGCGGTTTTGTTAAGGAGAGTCCAAAGGTCTTTGAATAAAAAATGATCAAATGTACGAATATGATCTTTGAGGATTTTTTCCGTGAGCATATTAGGACGGATATCAAAATAATAAACGCCATCCAGGGGGTTCAGCTTAATCGTATATCCCTTGAAGTGCCCCGGCAGGAAGGTGGCGTTTACGCCGTATTCTTTTGGCGTCTTCCCTTTTCTCTGGACATCGTTAAGAAATATAGCGATGTGTGGAACATTTTTACCTGTAAGCCGGGCTAATAGGAACTTATCTACGA
This is a stretch of genomic DNA from Elusimicrobiota bacterium. It encodes these proteins:
- a CDS encoding MiaB/RimO family radical SAM methylthiotransferase, producing MKVYFKTIGCRVNQVETQSLLEKFAALGHSATSDLVSADLVLINSCSVTEYADRDAVKFLKKIAGSNPKARIAVTGCLATLDPKKILSIAPAALIFNNTDKEKIPFELCGAPFKPDAFAVSRFEGRTRAFVKLQDGCNLVCSYCLVPKARSSISSKPALAAENEIKNLIMAGFKEIVLCGTRLGMYNCPETGLDLGGLMERLLALPGEFRLRFSSLEPMEISEGLMTILARGGKKFCPYFHLPLQSGSDKVLKEMRRPYDTASYLCKVGFIRAVFPCAGLYTDVITGYPSETLQDFDDTLAFIKRCEFSGLHIFSYSSRPGTAAASLKPLSPQIVKARSAALHELDAELRAVFAASMIGGELEVLILKNQADPALLAREAELNPPADIFHTGSFPQKGGASRSLGLADNFLNISVEGRLEPGGLYNVKITGAESGCCLGEVVGAGSRNQ